One window of Planctomycetia bacterium genomic DNA carries:
- a CDS encoding purine-binding chemotaxis protein CheW: protein MSATLASNLAAISAFKKAGAEGEHTSQIVSFRLAGELYGIDIMCVQEIIQLGPVTKLPEVPDFVRGLMNHNGQVIPVIDLRKRLGLPTPVSDEQSPIVVAKVSSKTIGLVVDAVNEVLHITEDQINPAPSGIAGLDHDYVSGLVKCDEKLMILLNIDNMLISEGTKTLSTPKA, encoded by the coding sequence ATGTCGGCGACATTGGCATCGAATCTGGCTGCCATCTCCGCTTTCAAAAAAGCGGGCGCCGAGGGCGAACACACCTCGCAGATCGTCAGCTTTCGGTTGGCCGGCGAACTGTACGGCATCGACATCATGTGCGTGCAGGAAATCATCCAGTTAGGGCCGGTCACGAAACTGCCGGAGGTTCCCGACTTTGTACGCGGGTTGATGAATCACAATGGACAGGTGATTCCCGTCATCGACTTGCGAAAGCGACTCGGACTACCGACGCCCGTGTCGGACGAACAGTCGCCCATCGTTGTTGCCAAAGTGAGTTCAAAGACGATCGGACTGGTTGTCGATGCGGTGAATGAGGTGCTGCACATCACCGAGGATCAGATTAACCCGGCGCCGTCGGGCATTGCCGGACTCGACCACGACTATGTAAGCGGTCTGGTGAAGTGCGATGAGAAGCTGATGATCCTGCTGAATATTGACAATATGTTGATTTCCGAAGGGACGAAAACGCTCAGCACGCCGAAGGCGTGA
- the lpxD gene encoding UDP-3-O-(3-hydroxymyristoyl)glucosamine N-acyltransferase: protein MNDRSSPKTFPLSHIVDHCGGRFVGSDDDARKQIAGVGSLADARPDEVSWLVEEKHARSLPACRAAAIVGPEKLLADCPRAIFVADPALAIARILDLFHIPPVGPAPGIHPSAVVDPSANLQENVTVGASAVIGPTVRIGKNTIIHAGVSIGAGVSIGDDCRLFDRCVVYDRCVIGRRVIIHSGTVIGADGLGYIFREGAHRKIAHNGIVIIEDDVEIGANSCVDRAKIGATVVGRGTKIDNLVQIAHNVQIGPLCVLAAQVGIAGSARVGAGVVFGGQSGTIDGVTVGDAVTVASRSVATKNIEAGKTIVGFPARDSKEAFRLDARVRKLPKLQEEVADLAKRVAQLEAATHHPERG from the coding sequence ATGAACGATCGATCGTCGCCGAAGACCTTTCCCCTGTCCCACATCGTCGATCATTGCGGTGGAAGATTCGTCGGCTCTGACGATGACGCTCGCAAGCAGATTGCCGGCGTCGGCTCCCTCGCCGATGCGCGCCCCGATGAGGTTTCATGGCTGGTTGAGGAGAAGCACGCTCGCTCCCTGCCCGCGTGCCGGGCCGCCGCGATCGTGGGCCCTGAGAAACTCCTCGCGGATTGCCCCCGCGCGATCTTTGTCGCCGACCCGGCGCTGGCCATTGCCCGCATTCTCGACCTCTTTCACATTCCCCCGGTCGGCCCTGCACCGGGGATCCATCCTTCCGCCGTTGTTGACCCCTCCGCGAATCTTCAGGAGAACGTCACCGTCGGCGCAAGCGCTGTCATCGGTCCGACGGTGCGCATCGGCAAGAACACGATCATCCACGCGGGCGTCAGCATCGGGGCCGGCGTCAGCATCGGTGACGATTGTCGCCTTTTTGATCGCTGCGTGGTCTACGATCGCTGCGTCATCGGCCGTCGTGTCATCATCCACTCAGGAACGGTGATTGGGGCCGACGGCCTGGGCTACATCTTTCGTGAGGGCGCCCACCGAAAGATCGCCCACAATGGAATCGTCATCATCGAAGACGATGTCGAGATTGGGGCGAACAGTTGCGTCGATCGGGCCAAGATCGGGGCGACGGTCGTGGGCCGCGGCACGAAGATTGATAACCTCGTCCAGATCGCACATAATGTCCAAATTGGTCCCCTCTGTGTTCTGGCAGCCCAGGTCGGCATTGCTGGAAGTGCCCGAGTCGGCGCAGGAGTCGTGTTTGGGGGCCAGTCCGGCACCATCGACGGGGTCACAGTCGGGGACGCCGTCACGGTAGCGAGTAGATCGGTAGCAACTAAGAACATCGAGGCGGGAAAAACGATCGTCGGTTTCCCCGCCAGAGACAGCAAAGAGGCATTCAGACTCGATGCGCGCGTTCGAAAGCTGCCGAAGTTGCAAGAGGAAGTTGCCGATTTAGCGAAACGGGTGGCCCAGCTTGAAGCCGCAACACACCATCCAGAACGCGGCTGA
- a CDS encoding OmpH family outer membrane protein, whose protein sequence is MQQKLGLIVVIGLCLAITAAFAQAPPADTPPATETSSGSHPVAVVDLVRIFNECAQIQDLNQMMKEQTDEFAKEASQRRKVIEDKQTELSAFRPGSEDFSLRRKDLVRLNIDANVWLKVTEQTMDQDKFDWTRIIYENVLKIVRQISSERGYDVVLNRTDFKPDDIEPTVQNLRRLIQDRTVVHNVPEIDITDLVIRRIDADYKAAGGKKQLSISRGAAGKP, encoded by the coding sequence GTGCAACAGAAATTGGGATTGATCGTGGTTATCGGATTGTGCCTCGCCATTACCGCCGCTTTCGCCCAGGCGCCCCCGGCCGACACGCCGCCGGCGACCGAAACATCCTCGGGCAGCCATCCGGTCGCCGTCGTGGACCTGGTCCGCATCTTCAACGAGTGCGCCCAGATACAAGACCTTAACCAGATGATGAAGGAGCAGACCGACGAATTTGCCAAGGAGGCAAGCCAGCGCAGAAAGGTCATCGAGGACAAGCAGACCGAGCTCAGCGCCTTTCGCCCCGGCTCCGAAGACTTTTCACTCAGACGAAAGGACCTGGTCCGCCTGAATATCGACGCGAATGTCTGGCTGAAGGTCACGGAACAGACCATGGATCAGGACAAGTTTGACTGGACGCGGATCATCTACGAAAACGTCCTCAAGATTGTCCGGCAGATTTCCAGCGAGCGCGGTTATGACGTCGTGCTCAATCGAACTGATTTCAAACCGGACGATATCGAGCCGACCGTCCAGAATCTCCGCCGTCTGATTCAGGATCGCACCGTGGTTCACAACGTCCCGGAGATCGACATCACCGACCTCGTGATTCGCCGAATCGACGCCGACTACAAGGCGGCCGGCGGCAAGAAACAACTTTCGATCTCCCGCGGCGCAGCCGGGAAGCCTTAA
- a CDS encoding chemotaxis protein, giving the protein MATRTTKKSGTKAKDRFSCFHAASGAKRAFSLLQSAVNNLGTNVLITDRNLNLIYMNERSEATLRGVEDVLENELGLCVDDLLGRSVDRLYGDRAEEIRLTQSNPRNLPIRTDINLGPLTLAMEVNAIHDETGEYVGQVVNWEDATRARKAEFESAKMSAMIENAPINMVLADTDFNITYVNPATVKNLGPLAHLLPVAPNKVVGSNVDIFHKNPAYQRRILSNPKNFPHNAIIDLGDQKLDLLVSGIYDKQGAYLGPMVTWSNLTEKLKLEAESKRLQQENDRNAAELKEKVDKLLINVQAAAGGDLTTRVVVKGDDAIGQLGEGLDQMISSLRHIIMQIIEAAEQFTDGARVVSEGSNLLSDGAQTQSANVEQMTASIQSLVKMIEGVAQNVRDVDQIAKDTSQRAVAGGEAIEKSIKAIKLIDKSAEQIAEIVGVISDIAAQSNLLALNAAIEAARAGEHGRGFAVVADEVRKLAERSSQAAKEITTLIKESTQRVKEGAELSHQTGKVLMMIIEGVEQSATGIGMIARATQEQTSTAAEVNTGVQNISSITESNASAAEEMANSSRVLSGQAEQLKELVGAFNIGLDRVRSPATPSRAMVAAAGR; this is encoded by the coding sequence ATGGCGACAAGGACGACCAAAAAGAGCGGGACGAAGGCGAAGGACCGATTTTCCTGCTTCCATGCCGCTTCCGGGGCCAAGCGCGCCTTCTCACTGCTTCAATCCGCCGTGAACAATCTCGGCACCAATGTGCTGATCACGGACAGGAATTTAAACCTGATCTATATGAACGAGCGCTCCGAGGCCACGCTTCGCGGCGTCGAAGACGTCCTGGAGAACGAGCTCGGCCTGTGCGTTGATGACCTGCTGGGTAGATCAGTGGACCGGCTCTACGGCGATCGCGCCGAGGAAATCCGCCTGACCCAGTCCAACCCGAGAAACCTGCCGATCCGGACGGACATCAATCTCGGTCCGTTGACGCTGGCCATGGAAGTGAACGCCATCCATGACGAGACCGGCGAATACGTCGGTCAGGTCGTGAACTGGGAGGATGCGACCCGGGCCCGAAAGGCCGAGTTCGAGTCCGCCAAGATGAGTGCGATGATCGAGAATGCTCCGATCAATATGGTCCTCGCGGACACTGACTTCAACATCACATATGTAAATCCGGCGACCGTCAAGAATCTTGGGCCGCTGGCGCACTTGCTGCCGGTTGCCCCGAACAAAGTCGTCGGCTCGAACGTGGACATTTTCCACAAGAATCCGGCCTACCAGCGCCGGATTCTGTCGAATCCCAAGAATTTCCCGCATAACGCGATCATCGATCTGGGCGATCAGAAGCTCGACCTCCTCGTCAGCGGCATCTACGACAAGCAGGGCGCGTATCTCGGCCCTATGGTCACTTGGTCCAACCTCACCGAAAAACTCAAGCTCGAAGCGGAGTCGAAACGGCTGCAGCAGGAAAACGATCGCAACGCCGCCGAACTCAAGGAAAAGGTCGACAAGCTGCTGATCAACGTTCAGGCCGCCGCGGGGGGAGACCTGACCACGCGCGTCGTCGTCAAGGGTGACGACGCCATCGGGCAGCTCGGCGAGGGCCTCGACCAGATGATCTCGTCGCTGCGTCACATCATTATGCAGATCATCGAGGCGGCGGAGCAGTTCACAGACGGCGCCCGCGTTGTCTCGGAAGGATCGAATCTATTGTCAGACGGCGCCCAGACGCAATCGGCAAACGTGGAACAGATGACGGCCTCGATCCAGTCGCTGGTCAAAATGATCGAAGGCGTCGCACAAAACGTCCGCGATGTCGATCAAATCGCCAAGGACACGAGCCAGCGGGCGGTCGCCGGCGGCGAGGCCATTGAAAAGAGCATCAAGGCGATCAAGCTGATCGATAAGTCCGCCGAGCAGATCGCGGAGATCGTCGGCGTCATCAGCGACATCGCCGCTCAAAGCAATCTGCTGGCCCTCAATGCCGCGATCGAGGCGGCCCGGGCCGGCGAACATGGACGCGGCTTCGCGGTCGTCGCCGACGAAGTTCGCAAGCTGGCCGAGCGATCGAGCCAGGCCGCGAAGGAGATCACGACACTGATCAAGGAATCAACCCAGCGGGTCAAGGAAGGCGCCGAGCTGAGCCATCAGACCGGCAAGGTCCTGATGATGATCATCGAAGGCGTCGAACAAAGCGCGACCGGCATCGGCATGATCGCCCGCGCGACCCAGGAGCAGACGTCAACGGCCGCCGAGGTCAATACCGGCGTCCAGAACATTTCCTCGATCACCGAGAGCAATGCCTCCGCGGCCGAAGAGATGGCGAACTCGTCAAGAGTGCTCTCCGGTCAGGCCGAGCAGCTCAAGGAACTGGTCGGGGCGTTCAACATCGGCTTGGACAGAGTCAGGAGTCCTGCAACGCCCTCCAGGGCGATGGTCGCCGCGGCAGGAAGATGA